In Pan troglodytes isolate AG18354 chromosome 20, NHGRI_mPanTro3-v2.0_pri, whole genome shotgun sequence, the genomic window gcaacagaggtgaGCCGTCCACCCATTGCCACGTGCCTTCCTCATTTAGATCTGAAAGTCCCATCCAGGTGAAGCGGTTACTTCTGGAAGACTGCAGCTGTAGGAAGTTCTGGAGGGTAGAGGAGGAGTCAGGAGGGAGCTCTGCTTCCCATTTTCCAGGCTCTGTCTCCCCATCTCTTGGCAGGAAGTTCTGCTTGTAGGCTAACCTACAGCCTTCTGGTATACTAGGTCCTGAGCCCCCTCGTGTCTGAGTCCCTCTCACATGTGTATCCCACAGCACATGTGTCCTGACGTGCACACATCCATGCACAGCTGGCCTCTCCTCACACCCTCTTGCTAATACTGCATGTTTATCCATTTCACATGTTCTGTGCATGTCCACGCACATTTACTCATAACTGGGCTTAATGTGTTGGAGCCAGAGGCAACCATTTCCTAACTGCTGGTCACGCACATCTCCTTTCAGCTCTGCACTGAGTGACATCACAACGacagcttgaaatcagccaccatgggaatatttacaccaggGAAACTGGCAAACACGACCCATCAGGACTTCTTCCcccagagagctggttgttaaccTCTTGCAGCATGCTGCAGGGGTTTGCTTACATTTGATGTTTTTTTCCGGAGCATTCACACGTGTTCAGATTTGGTTTGTATCTGCTCTAAGGGTACTTGAGACTCCCTCATTCACATCCTTCTCCTCCCATCTTTCCAAGTGGAGCAAAGCCTCTCTTTTGCAAAATCCTCTCCGAGCACCGCCTCCCTGGTTGGCCAGAAGCCATGCCCCAGGCCAGGACGGGGACCCCCACCAGGTGTACCTGCTCCTCAGCACTTTTGATTACGACGAGCTGGGCCCCCACTTCTTTGCAGGCAGTGATGGAGTCGTGCCAGTTCCGCTGGGAGTTAGACATGAAGTAACAGTTTCCTTGGAAGAATGTCCATTCCCAGGGGCAGCGGCGGCACAGGCGTTCTGTTGGGGGAGGCTGGTCAGGGCTGGGCTCAGATTAGGTTGTCCATATTCCCGTATCTGCCCAGCCTTCAAGGTCTTGAGAGTCAGAGTCCTTCCTTGACTGTCCACGCTGGGTGGACCattcccctccccacttcccgagaccctcccccatccccatgaGAACCCAGGAGTCCTGGCCCCATCTCCTCCAGACTAGGAGAAGTTGGGGCTTTAGAACTCAGAACAGAAGGCAGGAGACTGGCTTAACTGAGTGCCTGTTGTGTACCCGGCCCACTGTGAACACTGAGGGCAATGATCACAGTTACCCTGtgttctcatttcacagatgaggaaacttgcTCAGGCAGGGTCAGTGACTCAAGCAAACTCACACCACACAACGACCATCTCAGGCCCAAGAAGCCCTGGTTCCAGATACTCACCCACTGCAGCCTTCAGCTGGGTCAGCTCCTGGTAGATCTCCTGCTGCTTAGATTTCTCTGGAAGCTCACCCACTGCAGCCTTCAGCCGGGTCAGCTCCTGGTAGATCTCCTGCTGCTTAGATTTCTCTGGAAGCTCACCCACTGCAGCCTTCAGCTGGGTCAGCTCCTGGTAGATCTCCTGCTGCTTAGATTTCTCTGGAAGCTCACCCACTGCAGCCTTCAGCTGGGTCAGCTCCTGGTAGATCTCCTGCTGCTTAGATTTCTCTGGAAGCTCACCCACTGCAGCCTTCAGCCGAGTCAGCTCCTGGTAGATCTCCTGCATCTTAGATTTCTCTGGAAGCTCACCCACTGCAGCCTTCAGCCGAGTCAGCTCCTGGTAGATCTCCTGCATCTTAGATTTCTCTGGAAGCTCACCCACTGCAGCCTTCAGCCGGGTCAGCTCCTGGTAGATCTCCTGCTGCTTAGATTTCTCTGGAAGCTCACCCACTGCAGCCTTCAGCTGGGTCAGCTCCTGGTAGATCTCCTGCAGCTTGGATTTCTCTGAGAGCTCACCCACTGCAGCTTTAAGCTGGGTCAGGTTCTGGTAGATCACGTCTTGCCTGGATTCTTCCTGACTTATGGAGCTGGGGACCTTGGACACTGggccaagaaaaaaaaggaactgcaATTATTAAACACCTACAGTGTGCCAAGCCCTGAACTGAGCCCCATAGGGACATCATTTGTGAGAGCCAAGGTCTTGGTTAATCCcctttgaagatgaagaaaactGACACCTGGAGAAGGCAGCACAGAAGGCCAAGGAGGGCCAGATTCTtcccgtcctcctcctcctccctctcctgtccTGCCCTAGAGTGGGGAGGAGCTGTGGCAGAGGCCCCTACAGACCCCCAGGGACAACATCTTGGCTCTCagtcccacctccctcccagatctGGCAGCCCCAGGCTGTGTCCACAGCCAAAACCCAGGCGTGGGGACCCCAGACCCTCAGAACCTGCCCCTGACCTTGGACAAGGAGCCCAGCCAAGAGCGTGAAGGAGAGGAGTTGCAGCACCAGGGGACCATGGCCAAGACACCCTGAGAGAGGATACATGCGTCAGCCTGCCAGTGTCCCCACCTGAGCCTGGCCCAGGGAGAGCCTGGCCTAAATCCCTCAGCACCCCAGGACCCAggaaccccagccccagccccctccACTCCAACACCTGGGAATCCAGGCCCTAGCTCTAACCTCCCCAGGACCCAGGGACCCCGTCCccagcctccccctccccaggTCCCAGGAACCAGGTACCTGCTTCCACCTCCCCAGGACCCAGGAATCCAGGCCCCAGCCTCTACATTCCCAGGTCCCTGGaacccaggcccccagcccccacctccccaggACCCAGGGACACaggacccagcctccccttccccaggTCCCAGTAACCCAGGTACCTGCTCCCACCTCCCCAAGACCCAAGAATCTGGGTCCCAGCCCCTACATCCCCAGGTCCCAGGAACCCAGGCCCAAGTCCCCACCTCCCCatgacccaggagtccaggcccaggCCCCCACCTCTCCAGGACCCAGGAGTCTAGTCCCCTGACCCCACCTCCCCAGGACCCAGGAACCCAGGCTTCAACTTCTACCTCCCCAGAACCCAGGAGTCTTGGCCCCAGCCTCCACCTTCCCAGGAACCAGGAATTCAGGCCGCAAACTCAACCTCCTCAGgtcccaggagtccaggcccctaGCCCCACATCCCCAGGACCCAAGAGTCCAGGCCCCAGCATCCAGCTCCTcaggacccaggagtccaggagtCTCTCGTCTCTCCTCCCAAACTGCTAACTCCTCTCTACCTGCTAAGCTCTTGTAGCCTCGAGTCTGTCGGAATCCAAGGCCTCTCAGCTGTTCCTCCTCTGAATGGATAGACGTGAAATCAGAGCCTGGGCAGGCTGAGGCCATGGCTGGccatcccttcccccttcccagaATCCCAGCGTCCCAACCCAGCCTCACCCAGGAGGCCCAGCTGCTGCAGTCTTGGTTCCTTGGAGTCACTCATGTCGCCCCACTCTCCCCCAGTGTCCAGAACTCCTGGGGGCCACAGCTTTTATTTCCCACCCTGTGATCTTCACTTCCTAAATCTAGTcttccacagaaagagaaacaggaagtTGGGTAGGGATCTGTCATCCAAAAGGCTAGTGGAAAGCATCAGAGCATGAGATGGGCCGGATCTTTCAAGAATTTCAGGGAGGCAGTGGGGGATGGTCTGGGGTTGACAGGGAGAAGGACTCATCCACTCATGGATGGCTGAGCAGTGGGATGCTTTTAATGAAATCTGATAAATTCTAAGAGAAAGCTACTGTGTTACACCCCCTCCACTAGGGCAAGGGTGGGCAGGTTGCACCCCCAGTTCCTGGAAGCACTGTCCCCTGTGACCTCCTGGCTTTCCTGCTTTGAGCTGCTGCTGTCCTCATTTTTGGGAATTCCTGCTGACTTTGGGAGTTGGGGCAGAATCATAATTGCTTGTTTATTTAATGCCTAGGGTAGTCAGGTACTTTTCCAACAGCTTTATAAACTCATTCATTTAATGTTCCTACCCTTCAGTAGATCATATGAcctccattatacagatgaggaaactgaggaggcACTGCAAGTTTAGCtaactggcccaaggtcacacagctggtaaatggtGGGGCTGAGACTTGAACCCAGTCTGCCTCCACAGTGCATGCTGTTAACCAAAGAGTGAAATAGTatcaaagaggaaagaaaagatccatagcagctttatttagaatgatctgaaattggaacaACCCCGTGTCCACCAGCAGGTgaatgataaaaaatataatggCATATTCAAAGAttgaaatactatacagcaatgaaaaagcAAAGTACTAGTACATTTAATAACATAGATAAATCTCACAAAACAGTAAAAGGACCCAGACAGAGTGAGTACACACTGTAAGATttgattttatgtgaattttgAGAACAGGCAGAACTAACCTTTGAAGGAGACTCAGAATGGGAATTATCAGGAAGGAGCAGGTGGAGATTGACAATGGGGTTTCTGTatgctggaaatgttctatattttgatcATAGAGATGTGCATTTACCACATGTGTGTTAAATCTCAATTTAAAGATggaaaatacatacatgtatcaTAATCAAATAGTGGTTTTTGACCTGATCtttactttgtattctttttaaaatttttttaattttagaataattttgggTTTATAGCAAAGTTGCAAATGTAGGAAAGAGATTTCCCATATGTAAATCTCTCACCTAGGGATCCCTAATGTGAACCCAGTTTCTCCTAATGGTAACATTTCACATGGTTATGAGGTAGGAAACTGGCAGAACTTGTTTTCTGGCCACAACCCTGCAGACCCATACAGAATCTGGTCCAGATGAGATGATGTGAAGAAACCAGCAGGAACCAGcagatggcaacaaaagcaatcCCTGGCTGCCTCATTGCTCGTGGGCATAAGatactcccaccagtgccatgactgTTTACCaatgccatggcaatgacctAGAAGTTCCCACCTGTTTCCATGGAAACAACCTGGACATCTTCGCCCTTTTCCTTAAAACTTCTAAAGAACCTGCCCTTCAATTTGCATTGACCCACCCCTTAACTGACGTATAACTGAAAGTGAGTTGACATGAATATAACTACAGTTGCCAAGAGCTTGTATGTTGTTGACTCTGGGTGCACTGCCTATGAGTTAGCCCTGCTTCACAAGGAGCAGTATCATTACATAAAAAATATCTGTctaaggccaggtatggtggctcacgcctgaaatcctaacactttgggaggccgaggtgggcagatcacagggtcaggagttcgagaccctcctggctacatggtgaaaccccatctcttttaaaaatacaaaaaaattagccaggcgtggcacgtgtctgtagtcccagctactcagggggctgaggcggaagaattgcttgaatctgggaggcagaggttgcagtgagctgagactgtgacaatgcactccagcttgggcgagagagtgagactccatctcaaaaacagacaaacaaacaaaaccggtggctcacacctgtaatcccagcactttgggaggctgaggcagatcacctgaggtcaggagttcgagaccagcctgagcaacatggtaaaaccctgtctctactaaaaatacaaaattagccaggcatgatggctgatgcctgtaatcccagctactcgggaggctgaggcaggagaatcacttgaacctggaaggcagaggttgcagtgagccgagactgcaatactgcactccagcctgggcgacagagggagactccatgtcaaaaacaaacaaacaaacaaacaaaaggtggctcacgcttgtaatcccagcactttgggaggccaaggcaggcagatcacctggggttgggagttcaagaccagtctgaccaacatggagaaaccctgtctctactaaaaatacaaaattagccaggcatggtggctgatgcccataatcccagctactcaggaggctgaggcaggagaatcgcttgaacctgggaggcagaggttgcggtgagctaagatcgtgccattgccttccagcctgggcaacaagagtgaaactctgtctcaaaaaaaaaaaaaaatctctgtctaACATCACTGGCTCACACTTGAATTCTTTCCAGAgcgaagccaagaaccctccccggctaagccccaattttgggGTTCACCTGTCCTGCAACATTTGGTGACCTTGAAGGAACAAAGACAGTGAGCAAGCGGCAGTGACTGGTGCAGCACTGCCGATCTGCCGATGGTGATCGGCAGTGAGGCAGTGAGACAGTGGGGATCACTGAAGAATTAGTAAGACAGCAGAGACAGTGGCAATTGGTGATTGGCAGAGAGGTGAAACAGCAAGGGATGGCAAGACAGCAAGACGGCAACTGGTAAGGTGGCAAGAGGCACCCATCGGTGATAGGTCAGTGAGACAGAGAGGTGGTGATCAGAGAGTGGTGGAGTGgtggcaaagaaagaaagacagagaggtggtatattagtctgttttcacgctgctgatgaagacgtacctgaaactgggcaatttgTAAGAAAAAGAGGTGCCTTTTGGCCGTAACTGCCATCTTCCAGTAATTTGCCAAAATGACGAAcgcaaagggaaagaggagaggcaccCAATATATGTTCTCTAGGCCTTTTAGAAAGCATGGAGTTGTTCCTTTGGCCACGTATATGCGAATTTATAAGAAAGGTGATATTGTAGACATCAAGGGAATGggtactgttcaaaaaggaatgGACCACAAGGGTTACCATGGCAAAACTGGAAGAGTCTACAATGTTACCCAGCATGCTGTtggcattgttgtaaacaaaCAAGGGCAAGATTCATGCCGAGAGAATTAATGTGTGCATTGAGCGCATTAAGCATGCTAAGAGCTGAGATAGCTTCCTGAAATGTGTGAAGGAAAATaatcagaaacagaaagaagccaaagagaaaggtacctgggttcaactgaagcaccagcctgctccacccagagaAGCATGCTTTGTGAGAACCAATGGGAAGGAGGCTGAGCTGCTGGAAACTCTTCCCTATGAATTCATGGCATCAGaggtgttaaaaaaataaaagacctctggattgtgaaaaaaaaagaaaaagaaagaaagagaagaaaagaaagaaagaaagaaaaagaggtttaatgggcagttccacatggctagggaggcctcacaatcatggtggaaggcaaaaggtaAGTCTTACATTGCAGCAGACAAGAGCGAATGAGACagccaagcgaaaggggtttccccttataaaaccatcgggtTTCATGAGACTGACTCACTACCACGAAAACAGTGTGGAGGAAactgcacccatgattcaattatctcccactgggttcctcccacaacacgagggaattatgggagctacaattcaaggtgagatttgggtagggacacaccCAAACGATATCAGATGGTGATCAGCGGTCAGCAGGATGATGATTGGTGAGACGGAGAGGCAGCAGTTGACGAGAGACAGCAAGACAGCCATCAGCACTACGGTAATCAAAGCTGCAGAGCTGTAACACTAACCAAGGACTCTTTGAAGAACCATCATCTTCCCTAGCAGGCAATGGAGCTGAGCAGATGAACATTCGGCTGTAGTGCCATGTAATGTTGGACCAGCCACTCTGACCAGCAGGCCAATAGGCTACTGGTGCCCTGTGACAGCTGAGCTGGCCCAAGCTGGGAAACCTGGGGACCTGGCCTTGGTGGAGAACACCTTCACCCAGGCCCTAAGTTGGAGGCCAGTCAGTGCCATTTTGGCTCCTGGAGACAGGTGAGTGTCCCCTCTGCCCCCGCCTCCACAGTATTGTGTGAGCCAGGAAATAAGACTTTTGGCTAGATAGTCAATTCAAAGTCCCCTGTAGCACATCTGACCAACtacgttcttttttttctttttctttttttgaggcggagtcttgctctgtcgcccaggctggagtgcagtggcgcgatctcggctcactgcaagctccgcctcccgggttcacgccattctcctgcctcagcctcccgagtagctgggactacaggcgcccgccaccacgcccagctaattttttgtattttcagtagagacggggtttcaccgtgttagccaggatggtcttgatctcctgacctggtgatccaccggcctcggcctcccaaagtgctgggattacaggcgtgagccactgcgcccagcccaactACATTCTTATTACCCCTTTTCTTGGTCCTTTCTCCtctaatgtcattttatttttccatcagccgtttattttatttcatcttgaaatgtatgttttgtttacagttttagtttttttgtttttgtttatcatATGATATTACTTATCATGGATATTACTTATTACTTATCATCAGCCAAGCTTGATAGCTTAGCTGAGGTACTGTTTGTCATGTTTCTCCCTATACAACATTATGATCAAATAAAGTTTTTTTGACAAACACATGGACGGCATCAGAAAATCTATTAATAATAGCATACcatccgggcacggtggctcacatctgtaatcccagcgctttgggaggctgaggtgaatggatcacctaaggtcaggagttcaagaccagcctagctaacatggtgaaaccctatctctactaaaaacacaaaattagccggcacggtggcacatgcctataatcccagctacttgggaggctgaggcaggagaatcgcttaaacccgaaaggcagaggttgcagtgagccgagattgtgccattgcactccaatttgggctacagagtgagactccatctcaaataataataataataataaatcaaatgAAGAATTTAAAGTAGAAAACCTATATAAGTATCACAGTAGATCAAATAAAAGTGTTCAATAAAACTCAACAGTGACTCGTGATTTACGTTTTTAAGTCTTCATCAACTAAGAGTAGAAGGAAATATCCTTAACATGGTTGTGGTATCCATCAAGAACCCACAGCAAACACCATTTCTACTGGAGAAACTTTAGAAGCATTCCTGTTGAAATcaagacaaatgaaaagaaaatccacaaacttgcaaaaatatttgcaagacatatataaagaaatcatccagcctgggcagcaccgtgagatcttgtctctacaaataatttaaaaatttagccaagcgtggtggtgcacacctgtagtcacagctacttgggcagctgaggtgggagattgcttaagctcaggaggtcaaggctgcagtgagctatgatagtgccagtgagcttcagcctgggaaacagagcaagacccaatctcaaaagaaaaaagagactcaTATTCAAAGTAAgtaaagaactcctaaaacccAACAGTAAGAAGACAACAAACCTAGTTTAAAGATGAGCAAAAGTACAGATCAACAATggaaaaacaacccaattaaaaatgggcaaaggacttgactaaacatttttccaaagaagatatacaagtgacCAACGAGCACGTGAAAAGATgctcgacatcactaatcattcaggaaatgcaaattaaaaccacaatgagataccacctaacacccactaggatgactactacaaaaaataataacgtggccgggcacggtggctcacgtctgtaatcccagcactttgggaggccgaggcaggcagatcatgaggtcaggagatcgagaccatcctggctaacacggtgaaaccccgtctctactaaaaatacaaaaaaattagccgggtgtggtggcgggtgcctgtagtcccagctactcggggggctgaggcaggagaatagtgtgaacccaggaggcagagcttgcagtgagccaagatcatgccactgcactccagcctgggtgacacagtgagattccatctcaaaaacaacaataataataataataataataacgtaACAAATaatggcaaagatgtggagaaactggaact contains:
- the CD209 gene encoding CD209 antigen isoform X2, with amino-acid sequence MSDSKEPRLQQLGLLEEEQLRGLGFRQTRGYKSLAVSKVPSSISQEESRQDVIYQNLTQLKAAVGELSEKSKLQEIYQELTQLKAAVGELPEKSKQQEIYQELTRLKAAVGELPEKSKMQEIYQELTRLKAAVGELPEKSKMQEIYQELTRLKAAVGELPEKSKQQEIYQELTQLKAAVGELPEKSKQQEIYQELTQLKAAVGELPEKSKQQEIYQELTRLKAAVGELPEKSKQQEIYQELTQLKAAVERLCRRCPWEWTFFQGNCYFMSNSQRNWHDSITACKEVGAQLVVIKSAEEQNFLQLQSSRSNRFTWMGLSDLNEEGTWQWVDGSPLLPSFNQYWNRGEPNNVGEEDCAEFSGNGWNDDKCNLAKFWICKKSAASCSRDEEQFLSPAPATPNPPPA
- the CD209 gene encoding CD209 antigen isoform X6 translates to MSDSKEPRLQQLGLLVSKVPSSISQEESRQDVIYQNLTQLKAAVGELSEKSKLQEIYQELTQLKAAVGELPEKSKQQEIYQELTRLKAAVGELPEKSKMQEIYQELTRLKAAVGELPEKSKMQEIYQELTRLKAAVGELPEKSKQQEIYQELTQLKAAVGELPEKSKQQEIYQELTQLKAAVGELPEKSKQQEIYQELTRLKAAVERLCRRCPWEWTFFQGNCYFMSNSQRNWHDSITACKEVGAQLVVIKSAEEQNFLQLQSSRSNRFTWMGLSDLNEEGTWQWVDGSPLLPSFNQYWNRGEPNNVGEEDCAEFSGNGWNDDKCNLAKFWICKKSAASCSRDEEQFLSPAPATPNPPPA
- the CD209 gene encoding CD209 antigen (The RefSeq protein has 1 substitution compared to this genomic sequence), which translates into the protein MSDSKEPRLQQLGLLEEEQLRGLGFRQTRGYKSLAGCLGHGPLVLQLLSFTLLAGLLVQVSKVPSSISQEESRQDVIYQNLTQLKAAVGELSEKSKLQEIYQELTQLKAAVGELPEKSKQQEIYQELTRLKAAVGELPEKSKMQEIYQELTRLKAAVGELPEKSKMQEIYQELTRLKAAVGELPEKSKQQEIYQELTQLKAAVGELPEKSKQQEIYQELTQLKAAVGELPEKSKQQEIYQELTRLKAAVGELPEKSKQQEIYQELTQLKAAVERLCRRCPWEWTFFQGNCYFMSNSQRNWHDSITACKEVGAQLVVIKSAEEQNFLQLQSSRSNRFTWMGLSDLNEEGMWQWVDGSPLLPSFNQYWNRGEPNNVGEEDCAEFSGNGWNDDKCNLAKFWICKKSAASCSRDEEQFLSPAPATPNPPPA
- the CD209 gene encoding CD209 antigen isoform X3, giving the protein MASACPGSDFTSIHSEEEQLRGLGFRQTRGYKSLAVSKVPSSISQEESRQDVIYQNLTQLKAAVGELSEKSKLQEIYQELTQLKAAVGELPEKSKQQEIYQELTRLKAAVGELPEKSKMQEIYQELTRLKAAVGELPEKSKMQEIYQELTRLKAAVGELPEKSKQQEIYQELTQLKAAVGELPEKSKQQEIYQELTQLKAAVGELPEKSKQQEIYQELTRLKAAVGELPEKSKQQEIYQELTQLKAAVERLCRRCPWEWTFFQGNCYFMSNSQRNWHDSITACKEVGAQLVVIKSAEEQNFLQLQSSRSNRFTWMGLSDLNEEGTWQWVDGSPLLPSFNQYWNRGEPNNVGEEDCAEFSGNGWNDDKCNLAKFWICKKSAASCSRDEEQFLSPAPATPNPPPA
- the CD209 gene encoding CD209 antigen isoform X1, with product MSDSKEPRLQQLGLLEEEQLRGLGFRQTRGYKSLAGCLGHGPLVLQLLSFTLLAGLLVQVSKVPSSISQEESRQDVIYQNLTQLKAAVGELSEKSKLQEIYQELTQLKAAVGELPEKSKQQEIYQELTRLKAAVGELPEKSKMQEIYQELTRLKAAVGELPEKSKMQEIYQELTRLKAAVGELPEKSKQQEIYQELTQLKAAVGELPEKSKQQEIYQELTQLKAAVGELPEKSKQQEIYQELTRLKAAVERLCRRCPWEWTFFQGNCYFMSNSQRNWHDSITACKEVGAQLVVIKSAEEQNFLQLQSSRSNRFTWMGLSDLNEEGTWQWVDGSPLLPSFNQYWNRGEPNNVGEEDCAEFSGNGWNDDKCNLAKFWICKKSAASCSRDEEQFLSPAPATPNPPPA
- the CD209 gene encoding CD209 antigen isoform X4, which codes for MSDSKEPRLQQLGLLVSKVPSSISQEESRQDVIYQNLTQLKAAVGELSEKSKLQEIYQELTQLKAAVGELPEKSKQQEIYQELTRLKAAVGELPEKSKMQEIYQELTRLKAAVGELPEKSKMQEIYQELTRLKAAVGELPEKSKQQEIYQELTQLKAAVGELPEKSKQQEIYQELTQLKAAVGELPEKSKQQEIYQELTRLKAAVGELPEKSKQQEIYQELTQLKAAVERLCRRCPWEWTFFQGNCYFMSNSQRNWHDSITACKEVGAQLVVIKSAEEQNFLQLQSSRSNRFTWMGLSDLNEEGTWQWVDGSPLLPSFNQYWNRGEPNNVGEEDCAEFSGNGWNDDKCNLAKFWICKKSAASCSRDEEQFLSPAPATPNPPPA
- the CD209 gene encoding CD209 antigen isoform X5, which gives rise to MSDSKEPRLQQLGLLEEEQLRGLGFRQTRGYKSLAVSKVPSSISQEESRQDVIYQNLTQLKAAVGELSEKSKLQEIYQELTQLKAAVGELPEKSKQQEIYQELTRLKAAVGELPEKSKMQEIYQELTRLKAAVGELPEKSKMQEIYQELTRLKAAVGELPEKSKQQEIYQELTQLKAAVGELPEKSKQQEIYQELTQLKAAVGELPEKSKQQEIYQELTRLKAAVERLCRRCPWEWTFFQGNCYFMSNSQRNWHDSITACKEVGAQLVVIKSAEEQNFLQLQSSRSNRFTWMGLSDLNEEGTWQWVDGSPLLPSFNQYWNRGEPNNVGEEDCAEFSGNGWNDDKCNLAKFWICKKSAASCSRDEEQFLSPAPATPNPPPA